The Bernardetia litoralis DSM 6794 genome includes a window with the following:
- a CDS encoding thioredoxin family protein, which produces MKFKLTYFLLFLSITFSISAQNNSSNFEKSKNIVFTPLSFEKALQKAKKENKIIFIDAYTSWCKPCKLMDRNVFTDSTVASVFNQNFINLKIDMESETGKPLNSKYEVEVYPTFLFIDFEGNLNYKKEGFLNAIELKNLGQEITQLKQQQKTIQKEELQNRLYEKAKIDYQKNPCQLEFVEAYFNLIDKKEKEEIQKVQSDYVECIEKNQIFSKKEVEFLLNNLTKSRNDIAYTFYLKNKPKFEKSYGDSLLVLESYLEEIFFMDETDTLIYQIGEREKLTSQEIEEFEKITTRYTDFSKKIEKESREKGFERPIKNGFVDYLIYTTAIQFYDKHKELDKFATYLVKYNHLEKLEGYKRDIFGKINIPLRSFALYTADYLENEDKKPEAIKGLSLIWKGLIGRGYINSYADHVIAAKVFYYNKEKEEAQKVLQKLSKAKKNTFEQKVYEKLEAQINEL; this is translated from the coding sequence ATGAAATTCAAATTAACTTATTTTCTCTTGTTTCTCAGTATTACTTTTTCTATTTCAGCTCAAAATAATAGCTCAAATTTTGAAAAAAGTAAAAACATAGTTTTTACACCTCTTTCTTTTGAAAAAGCATTACAAAAAGCCAAAAAAGAAAACAAAATTATTTTTATTGATGCTTATACAAGTTGGTGCAAACCGTGTAAGCTAATGGATAGAAATGTTTTTACAGATTCGACGGTAGCAAGCGTTTTTAATCAAAATTTTATCAATCTAAAAATTGATATGGAAAGTGAAACAGGAAAACCTCTCAATTCAAAGTATGAAGTAGAAGTTTATCCAACATTTTTATTTATAGATTTTGAAGGAAATCTGAATTATAAAAAAGAAGGTTTTTTGAATGCTATTGAGCTAAAAAATTTGGGTCAAGAAATAACACAACTAAAACAGCAACAAAAGACTATTCAAAAAGAAGAGTTGCAAAATCGTTTGTATGAAAAGGCCAAAATAGACTATCAAAAAAATCCTTGTCAGTTAGAGTTTGTAGAAGCCTATTTTAATTTGATAGATAAAAAAGAGAAAGAAGAAATACAAAAAGTACAATCTGATTATGTAGAATGTATAGAAAAAAATCAAATTTTTTCAAAAAAGGAAGTTGAATTTTTACTCAATAATTTAACTAAGTCTAGGAATGATATAGCATATACTTTTTATCTAAAAAATAAACCAAAATTTGAGAAGAGTTATGGAGATAGTTTGTTGGTTTTGGAGAGCTATTTAGAGGAAATATTTTTTATGGACGAAACAGATACTCTTATTTATCAAATTGGAGAACGAGAAAAGCTTACTTCACAAGAAATAGAAGAGTTTGAAAAAATTACTACTCGTTATACTGATTTTTCTAAAAAAATAGAAAAGGAAAGCAGAGAAAAAGGTTTTGAAAGACCTATTAAAAATGGATTTGTAGATTATTTGATTTATACTACTGCTATTCAATTTTATGATAAGCACAAAGAACTAGATAAATTTGCTACATATTTAGTTAAGTATAATCACTTAGAAAAGTTAGAAGGTTATAAACGTGATATTTTTGGAAAAATAAATATTCCATTGAGGAGTTTTGCACTTTATACGGCTGATTATTTAGAAAACGAAGATAAGAAACCAGAAGCCATTAAAGGACTGAGTTTGATTTGGAAAGGTTTGATTGGCAGAGGTTATATTAACAGTTATGCAGACCACGTTATTGCTGCAAAAGTTTTTTATTACAACAAAGAAAAAGAAGAAGCTCAAAAAGTACTGCAAAAACTCTCTAAAGCGAAAAAGAATACTTTTGAGCAAAAAGTATATGAAAAGTTGGAAGCTCAAATCAATGAATTATAA
- a CDS encoding peroxiredoxin family protein has translation MLFKETEQEKGFESYAKNLKERVENKNQEPKKLAADFSIKDMSGYEIKLSDWKGRVVVLNFWANYCLPCAKEIPFLNKIWRETQTDDIIFLAVTKDSPLVVQRFAQRQKEMFSFSVLPHAKELADVYDVNLVPTQIVINKKGEIVHRETGFGGNIDKLKQVVLEELKK, from the coding sequence GTGCTTTTCAAAGAAACAGAGCAAGAAAAAGGCTTTGAAAGTTATGCAAAAAATCTAAAAGAGAGAGTAGAAAACAAAAACCAAGAACCAAAAAAACTAGCTGCTGATTTTTCTATAAAAGATATGTCTGGTTATGAAATAAAACTATCAGATTGGAAAGGAAGGGTAGTAGTTCTTAATTTTTGGGCAAACTATTGTCTTCCATGTGCAAAAGAAATTCCTTTTTTGAATAAAATATGGAGAGAAACACAAACTGATGATATTATTTTCTTGGCTGTTACTAAAGATTCGCCCTTAGTAGTTCAGCGTTTTGCACAGCGTCAGAAAGAAATGTTTAGTTTTTCAGTCTTGCCACATGCAAAGGAACTAGCTGATGTCTATGATGTAAATTTAGTTCCTACTCAAATCGTCATCAATAAAAAAGGCGAAATTGTTCATAGAGAAACAGGTTTTGGTGGAAATATAGATAAACTTAAACAGGTAGTTTTGGAGGAGTTAAAGAAATAG